One Scophthalmus maximus strain ysfricsl-2021 chromosome 1, ASM2237912v1, whole genome shotgun sequence genomic region harbors:
- the hdac9b gene encoding histone deacetylase 9-B isoform X2, translating to MPDALFLNKALLGVLYGVLRLNRSLWSAVLASISVCCHEVDIKTDVPLAVELLSPLDLRTDLRMLGPGSDPGLWERQLQQELLLIQKQQQIQKQLLISEFQKQHEKLTRQHQAQLQEHLKLQQELQAMKQQQELAEKERRLEQQQKQQQQNQQEKEQERHRREQHVSSLSLRGKERSRESLTGAVASNEVKQKLQEFLLSKSAKDAASNGASHSFIHHQKLCSSHHTSLDQSSSPLGGTSPTCQYTLPSPSESKDDFPLRKTASEPNLKVRSRLKQKVAERRSSPMLKRRDGNIMTPYKKRALELMDSTPTNSAPGSGPSSPIGASSALGGENGPSSLPTTTKTERWPSQPRLFRPDGAVSMLSLYTSPSLPNISLGLSTASSPISAAMGLKDRSTEIKHGLPGNLLGPVPLQTGLESKVSHSHQALLQHLLQKEQMRQQKILCSGQGSMSSHPQSPLAMKDRPSGSRPKLPKHRPLNRTQSAPLPQNTLAQLVIQQQHQHFLERQKQYQQQIHINKLLSKSIEQLRQPSAHLQESEEELEEQHGEQMERMQEDRLPPGGVIRKHTLSSSSSSGSSAELPDVPHYGVIKVKEEPADSEDEALTGQSLESEQSTYLHQVKGRLVIRAMI from the exons TGGACATTAAGACAGACGTGCCATTGGCTGTGGAGCTCTTATCTCCTCTGGACCTGCGCACAGATCTGAGGATGCTGGGGCCAGGCTCGGACCCAGGGCTGTGGGagaggcagctgcagcaggagctgctTCTTattcagaagcagcagcagatccaGAAGCAGTTACTGATCAGCGAGTTCCAGAAGCAGCATGAGAAGTTGACCCGTCAGCACCAGGCTCAGCTCCAGGAGCACCTGAAG CTCCAGCAGGAGCTCCAGGCcatgaaacagcagcaggaacttGCAGAGAAGGAGCGTcgtctggagcagcagcagaagcagcagcagcagaaccagcaggagaaggagcaggagaggcaTCGGCGAGAGCAGCATGTCTCCAGCCTTAGCCTCAGGGGCAAGGAGCGCTCCAGAGAGA GTCTCACAGGTGCAGTGGCCAGTAACGAGGTGAAGCAGAAACTCCAAGAGTTTCTGTTGAGCAAATCAGCCAAGGACGCTGCCAGTAATGGAGCCAGCCATTCTTTCATCCACCACCAGAAACTCTG CTCTTCTCACCACACATCGCTGGACCAAAGCTCTTCACCTCTGGGCGGCACATCCCCCACCTGCCAGTATACTCTGCCATCACCATCAGAGAGCAAGGACGACTTCCCCTTGAGGAAGACAG CCTCTGAGCCCAACCTGAAGGTACGATCCAGACTGAAGCAGAAAgtagcagagaggaggagcagtcCAATGctgaagagaagagacggaAACATCATGACTCCTTATAAGAAGAGGGCCCTGGAGCTAATGG ACTCTACACCCACGAACAGTGCCCCCGGCTCCGGCCCCAGCTCTCCCATAGGGGCCTCCAGTGCCTTGGGGGGTGAAAATGGACCCTCCTCCCTGCCTACTACCACAAAAACGGAG AGATGGCCTTCACAGCCGAGATTATTCCGACCCGATGGCGCTGTGTCCATGCTGAGTTTATACACATCTCCTTCCTTACCCAACATCTCCCTGGGGCTCTCAACTGCATCCTCGCCCATTAGT GCTGCCATGGGGTTAAAAGACAGATCAACGGAAATCAAGCATGGGCTTCCTGGGAATCTCCTGGGCCCCGTGCCCCTTCAGACGGGCCTGGAGTCTAAGGTGAGCCACAGTCACCAGGCTCTCCTCCAACACCTGCTTCAGAAGGAGCAGATGAGGCAGCAGAAGATCCTCTGCTCTG GCCAAGGCTCCATGTCGTCCCATCCGCAGTCCCCTCTGGCCATGAAGGATCGCCCCTCTGGCAGTCGGCCTAAACTACCAAAACACCGGCCCTTGAACCGAACCCAGTCGGCTCCGCTGCCCCAGAACACACTGGCTCAACTTGTCATCCAGCAGCAACACCAGCACTTCttggagagacaaaaacagtaCCAGCAGCAGATCCATATAAATAAG ctgCTGTCCAAGTCCATCGAGCAGTTACGTCAGCCCAGCGCCCACCTGCAGGAGTCGGAGGAAGAGTTGGAGGAGCAGCACGGGGAGCAGATGGAGAGAATGCAGGAGGACAGGCTGCCCCCTGGAGGCGTCATCCGGAAGCACacgctcagcagcagcagcagcagcggctcgAGCGCTGAGCTCCCCGACGTCCCCCACTACGGGGTCATCAAGGTCAAGGAGGAGCCGGCTGATAGCGAGGACGAGGCTCTGACCGGTCAGAGCTTAGAGTCAGAGCAGAGCACCTATCTGCACCAGGTCAAAGGGAGACTGGTGATAAGAGCCATGATCTGA